One stretch of Weissella koreensis KACC 15510 DNA includes these proteins:
- a CDS encoding RecQ family ATP-dependent DNA helicase, whose protein sequence is MIDLQVALNKYFGYSHFRPGQEEILTALLDQRNTLAILPTGGGKSLLYQMTGHLRTGLVVIVSPLLSLMQDQVSSLNYMGEKRVVALNSTLSRAERQQALQQLNTFKFLFISPEMLADEQVQSRLKQIDLNLLVIDEAHTMLSWGPDFRPEYLRLPELYQGLNRPQLLLLTATATPKMGQQMLNLFDINNSDTFVYETSIDRPNIFLNTEQLANEQEKESRLIQLVHGLQGPGIVYVSSRKLANSLARSLTDATGLTAVAYHAGLDYYTRYRIQRQFMLDQIDVIIATSAFGMGLNKSDVRYVIHYQLSSDLTNYLQEFGRAGRDNKAAVAILLYAPGDELLQSYLIDLTLPEPSTVDLVAKERDQVSGINENQVNLINYYLEQGQTPDQLKIQFDQRRKQRLRALSQLLTYVKLEQGLRKFILTTFQDENPFDSKYEAANQPLDLQKFARKNSIVKAKKDNKIPSWSDKMQQLFNIK, encoded by the coding sequence ATGATAGACTTACAAGTAGCATTGAATAAATATTTTGGTTATAGTCATTTTCGACCTGGTCAGGAAGAAATTCTGACGGCTTTGTTGGATCAACGTAATACATTGGCGATATTACCTACTGGTGGTGGTAAAAGTCTTCTTTATCAAATGACGGGGCATTTACGTACTGGTTTAGTTGTAATCGTCTCACCATTACTTTCTTTGATGCAAGACCAGGTTTCTAGCTTGAATTATATGGGCGAGAAACGGGTTGTGGCACTCAATTCTACTTTATCTCGTGCGGAGCGACAACAAGCCTTACAACAATTAAATACATTTAAATTTTTATTTATATCACCAGAAATGTTGGCAGATGAACAAGTTCAATCGCGCTTAAAACAAATCGATTTAAACCTATTAGTAATTGATGAAGCTCATACTATGTTAAGTTGGGGGCCAGATTTTCGACCTGAATATTTGAGATTACCAGAACTATATCAAGGATTGAATAGACCACAATTATTATTGCTGACAGCAACAGCAACACCAAAGATGGGGCAACAAATGCTGAACTTATTTGATATTAATAATTCAGACACATTTGTGTATGAAACTTCGATAGACCGACCTAATATATTTTTGAATACCGAACAATTAGCAAATGAGCAAGAAAAAGAAAGTCGTTTGATACAATTAGTACATGGATTACAAGGGCCGGGCATTGTTTATGTTTCCTCTCGTAAATTAGCAAATTCTTTAGCTCGTAGTTTAACTGATGCAACGGGATTGACCGCGGTAGCTTATCATGCAGGCTTAGATTATTACACGCGTTACCGAATTCAACGACAGTTTATGTTAGATCAAATTGATGTCATAATTGCCACATCTGCTTTCGGGATGGGATTAAATAAATCTGATGTCAGATATGTGATTCATTATCAATTAAGTAGTGATTTAACCAATTATCTACAAGAATTCGGTCGAGCAGGGCGTGACAATAAGGCGGCGGTTGCAATATTATTGTATGCGCCAGGAGATGAATTATTACAATCATATTTGATTGATCTAACTCTACCCGAACCATCAACTGTTGATTTAGTGGCTAAAGAAAGAGATCAGGTATCAGGAATAAATGAAAACCAAGTTAACTTAATTAATTATTATTTGGAGCAAGGACAAACGCCGGATCAATTGAAGATTCAGTTTGATCAACGACGGAAACAAAGATTGAGGGCTTTAAGCCAATTATTAACGTATGTTAAGTTGGAACAAGGACTGCGGAAATTTATTTTAACGACTTTCCAAGATGAAAATCCTTTTGATTCAAAATATGAAGCAGCGAATCAGCCTTTGGATTTGCAAAAATTTGCACGTAAAAATTCAATCGTAAAGGCAAAAAAGGATAATAAAATACCCTCTTGGTCAGATAAAATGCAGCAACTGTTTAATATAAAGTAA
- a CDS encoding LysM peptidoglycan-binding domain-containing protein, which yields MDDQNKPWETSFDNQEETVKKYSRTANRKKTKRVSFVVGLLVTLILVLSFVPVYSYLKELNNPNQASQGTAVSGLSNNQTKTSTSKVDGQTKSEKDKLKKQKASEAKAASEKKAAKAKSDSEEKAAKDSEEQAAKAKSSSEEEAAKESSDKAESTVKMELPSNRPTLYGFAAANNISVDQLYALNPGLTADNYTQWIGKDVKVK from the coding sequence ATGGATGATCAAAATAAGCCTTGGGAAACGTCATTTGACAACCAAGAAGAAACTGTTAAAAAATACTCACGTACTGCAAATCGCAAGAAGACTAAGCGAGTTAGTTTTGTTGTGGGATTATTAGTGACATTAATTTTAGTTCTTTCGTTTGTACCTGTTTATAGTTATTTGAAAGAATTAAATAACCCAAATCAAGCTAGTCAAGGTACAGCAGTATCAGGATTGAGTAATAATCAAACAAAAACATCGACTTCTAAGGTGGATGGTCAAACAAAGTCAGAAAAAGATAAATTGAAGAAACAAAAGGCTTCAGAAGCTAAGGCTGCTTCAGAAAAGAAAGCTGCCAAAGCCAAATCTGATTCTGAAGAAAAAGCTGCAAAAGATTCAGAAGAACAGGCTGCTAAGGCCAAATCTTCTTCAGAAGAGGAAGCAGCTAAAGAGTCATCTGATAAGGCTGAGAGTACCGTTAAAATGGAACTACCTTCGAACCGTCCAACTTTGTATGGATTTGCTGCCGCGAATAATATTTCTGTGGATCAATTATATGCATTAAATCCAGGATTAACTGCTGATAATTATACGCAATGGATCGGTAAAGACGTTAAGGTTAAATAA
- the cmk gene encoding (d)CMP kinase: MNEIQIAIDGPASAGKSTIAKILANDLKYVYVDTGAMYRAITVAVLRSGIAPEDESSVSALVPSLEISFAPGEPVQKVFLNQKEITQEIRSIEVTANVSEISSYAAVRDLMTQLQRKIANNGGVVMDGRDIGTTVLPKAEVKIFLIASVHERALRRYKENQAKGMTESLAEIEAAVQKRDYLDSTRLISPLKKASDAIEVDTTGLSISEVVKIIKQIINEKHANNELNLV, translated from the coding sequence ATGAATGAAATACAAATTGCAATTGATGGGCCAGCGTCAGCAGGTAAATCAACTATTGCGAAGATTTTAGCAAACGATTTAAAATACGTCTACGTTGATACTGGGGCTATGTATCGAGCAATTACTGTGGCTGTTTTAAGATCAGGAATTGCCCCAGAAGATGAGTCGTCAGTTTCAGCGTTGGTTCCAAGCTTGGAAATTAGTTTTGCTCCAGGTGAACCGGTCCAAAAAGTATTCTTGAATCAAAAAGAAATTACACAAGAAATTCGTAGCATTGAGGTTACCGCAAATGTTTCTGAGATTTCATCATATGCTGCTGTACGTGATTTGATGACACAATTACAACGGAAGATTGCCAATAATGGTGGAGTGGTGATGGATGGACGTGATATAGGAACTACTGTTTTACCAAAAGCTGAAGTTAAAATATTTTTGATAGCTTCGGTACATGAACGGGCATTACGCCGTTATAAGGAAAATCAAGCTAAAGGGATGACCGAAAGTTTAGCTGAAATTGAAGCTGCTGTTCAAAAACGCGATTATTTAGATTCTACCCGATTAATTAGCCCATTAAAAAAGGCTTCTGATGCCATTGAAGTTGATACGACAGGCTTATCTATTTCAGAAGTAGTTAAGATTATTAAACAAATAATTAATGAAAAGCATGCTAATAATGAGCTGAACTTAGTCTAA
- the rpsA gene encoding 30S ribosomal protein S1, whose amino-acid sequence MNEENNELLAALDAQPDVKVGDVVTGEVLTIDDAHQVVVGIDGAGVEGVIPARELTSDRDADVNDLVKVGDKIEAVVKMPITSEKEGYSWILSKRQLEARRAWEEIASKYNEDDIVEAPVTQVVKGGLVVDVAGVRGFIPASMIENRFVQDLNQYKGQTVKAQIIEINVAESRLILSRKAVLSAERSEALKRVFEELTVGDIVEGKVARMTNFGAFIDLGGVDGLVHVSEISYERVSQPSDVLSVGEDVKVKVLGLDPEKERISLSIKATQPGPWDSAAQNAPEGTVLEGTVRRVVDFGAFVEVFPGVEGLVHVSQISHQHVENPSDVLKAGDKVQVKVLDVNPERQRLSLSIKALTEAPAREGGDNNDGEQRRSNNNNNSNSSNNNSRRSNNNGGGRRNNSRRESAPMNYSTTEEEGNATLGDLFNLKDFD is encoded by the coding sequence ATGAATGAAGAAAACAACGAGCTATTGGCTGCACTTGACGCACAACCTGATGTGAAGGTTGGCGATGTTGTCACTGGTGAAGTTTTAACGATTGATGATGCTCATCAAGTTGTAGTTGGAATTGATGGTGCTGGAGTTGAAGGTGTAATCCCTGCCCGCGAGTTGACTAGTGATCGTGATGCTGATGTTAACGACCTTGTTAAGGTTGGAGACAAGATTGAAGCTGTAGTTAAGATGCCTATTACTTCAGAAAAAGAAGGATACTCATGGATCCTTTCAAAGCGTCAATTAGAAGCTCGTCGTGCTTGGGAAGAAATCGCAAGCAAGTACAACGAAGATGACATTGTTGAAGCTCCTGTTACGCAAGTCGTTAAGGGTGGATTAGTTGTTGATGTTGCAGGCGTACGTGGATTTATTCCTGCCTCAATGATCGAGAACCGCTTTGTTCAAGACTTGAACCAATACAAGGGACAAACTGTTAAGGCACAAATCATTGAGATTAATGTTGCTGAATCACGTTTGATCTTGTCACGTAAGGCTGTTTTGTCAGCTGAGCGTTCAGAAGCTTTGAAGCGTGTCTTTGAAGAACTTACTGTTGGTGATATTGTTGAAGGTAAGGTTGCTCGTATGACTAACTTTGGTGCTTTCATTGACCTTGGTGGTGTTGACGGATTGGTTCACGTTTCTGAAATTTCATACGAACGTGTTTCACAACCATCAGATGTTTTGTCAGTTGGTGAAGACGTTAAGGTTAAGGTTTTGGGATTGGATCCTGAAAAGGAACGTATCTCATTGTCAATCAAGGCTACTCAACCTGGACCTTGGGACTCAGCTGCTCAAAATGCTCCTGAAGGAACTGTTCTTGAAGGAACTGTTCGACGTGTCGTTGACTTTGGTGCCTTTGTGGAAGTATTCCCTGGTGTTGAAGGATTAGTTCACGTTTCACAAATTTCACACCAACACGTTGAAAACCCTTCAGATGTTTTGAAGGCTGGAGATAAGGTTCAAGTTAAGGTTCTTGATGTTAACCCTGAACGCCAACGTTTGTCATTGTCAATCAAGGCTTTGACTGAAGCCCCTGCCCGTGAAGGTGGAGACAATAACGATGGTGAACAACGTCGTAGCAACAATAACAACAACTCAAATAGCTCAAATAACAACAGCCGTCGTAGTAACAATAACGGTGGTGGTCGTCGTAACAACAGCCGTCGTGAATCAGCTCCTATGAACTATTCAACGACTGAAGAAGAAGGAAATGCAACTTTGGGTGACTTGTTCAACTTGAAGGACTTCGACTAA
- the der gene encoding ribosome biogenesis GTPase Der, with the protein MAYPVVAIVGRPNVGKSTIFNRIAGDRISIVEDTPGVTRDRIYTRAEWLTHEFRLIDTGGIEMSDEPFMSEIKQQAEIAMDEADVIVFMVSGREGLAEADEQVAKMLYKTNKPVVLAVNKVDNFEMRSEIFDFYALGFGEPFPISGSHGTGLGDLLDEIISKFPTDAGVPDDDTIRFSFIGRPNVGKSSLVNALLGEERVIVSDIAGTTRDAIDTKFVTDSGDQFTMVDTAGIRKRGKVYENTEKYSVMRAMRAIDDSNVVLMVLNAEEGIRDQDKHVAGYAHEAGRAVIIVVNKWDTLEKDNHTMHEFEELIRAEFQYLAYAPIVFVSAKTKQRLDKLPEMIKKVNENHQRRIQSATLNEVVMDALALNPAPNRNGKRLRVYYATQVSIQPPTFVVFVNDPELMHFSYERFLENKIRKSFDFEGTPIHIIKRART; encoded by the coding sequence ATGGCCTACCCAGTTGTAGCAATTGTAGGACGCCCTAACGTTGGTAAATCAACGATTTTTAATCGAATTGCGGGTGATAGAATCTCGATTGTTGAAGATACACCCGGTGTGACTCGTGATCGGATATATACACGCGCTGAATGGTTGACTCATGAGTTCCGGTTAATTGATACTGGTGGAATTGAAATGAGTGACGAACCATTCATGAGTGAAATTAAGCAACAAGCCGAAATAGCAATGGATGAAGCTGATGTAATCGTCTTTATGGTTTCTGGTCGTGAAGGCCTAGCTGAAGCAGATGAGCAAGTTGCTAAAATGCTTTATAAGACTAATAAACCAGTTGTTTTGGCGGTTAATAAAGTTGATAATTTTGAAATGCGTAGTGAAATTTTTGATTTTTATGCGCTTGGATTTGGTGAACCATTCCCAATCTCTGGTTCGCATGGAACTGGATTAGGTGATTTACTTGATGAAATCATAAGTAAATTCCCAACTGATGCAGGAGTTCCAGATGATGATACTATTCGATTCTCGTTTATTGGGCGACCAAATGTTGGAAAGTCTTCATTAGTGAACGCTTTGCTAGGAGAAGAACGAGTAATTGTTTCAGATATAGCGGGAACGACTCGTGATGCAATTGATACTAAATTCGTCACTGATAGCGGTGACCAATTTACAATGGTTGACACGGCTGGAATTCGTAAGCGCGGTAAAGTCTATGAGAACACTGAAAAGTATTCTGTTATGCGGGCGATGCGAGCAATTGATGATTCAAATGTCGTATTAATGGTTTTGAATGCTGAAGAAGGAATTCGGGATCAAGATAAGCACGTTGCTGGATATGCACACGAGGCTGGTAGAGCAGTAATTATCGTTGTTAACAAGTGGGATACACTTGAAAAAGATAATCACACAATGCATGAATTTGAAGAGTTGATTCGTGCAGAGTTCCAGTATTTGGCATATGCACCAATTGTCTTCGTATCAGCTAAGACTAAACAACGTTTGGACAAGTTACCTGAGATGATTAAGAAAGTTAATGAAAATCATCAACGTCGTATTCAATCTGCAACCTTAAATGAGGTGGTGATGGATGCGTTGGCCTTGAATCCGGCACCAAATCGCAATGGTAAACGATTGCGTGTTTATTACGCTACGCAAGTTTCAATTCAACCACCAACGTTTGTAGTCTTTGTGAATGATCCAGAATTGATGCACTTTTCATATGAACGATTTTTGGAAAATAAGATCAGAAAATCCTTTGATTTTGAAGGAACTCCAATTCATATTATCAAGCGAGCAAGAACATAA
- a CDS encoding HU family DNA-binding protein produces MANKQDLINKVAEAGFSKKDATTAVDATFAAIQEELSTGEKVQLIGFGTFEVRTRAARKGRNPRTNAEIDIPASKIPAFKPGKGLKDAVK; encoded by the coding sequence ATGGCTAACAAGCAAGACTTGATCAACAAGGTAGCGGAAGCTGGTTTCTCAAAGAAGGATGCAACAACTGCTGTTGATGCTACTTTTGCCGCAATTCAAGAAGAATTGAGCACTGGTGAAAAGGTTCAATTAATTGGATTTGGAACTTTTGAAGTACGTACACGTGCAGCCCGTAAGGGTCGCAACCCACGTACAAATGCTGAAATTGATATTCCAGCATCAAAGATTCCAGCATTCAAGCCTGGAAAGGGATTGAAGGACGCGGTTAAGTAA
- a CDS encoding GRP family sugar transporter, translated as MQASLLIALIPALAWGATGIVTTKMGGSAGQQSLGMTFGALIFGILTLVLYVIPSAGFDFAMNPRLWVVGFVSGLFWAVGTAGQFIGFKKMGVSVGNPISTGGQIVANALMAAAVLGEWSTGKMWLFGSLAILSVVVGAILTSLPDSKTPKVENPDYNFKSGLLAMLVSTLGFMMYFVLPNLLFKLGYISDAVHGAPNGNGLYYMTAVVGPQSIGQVLGAFIIVIFFLKERSIMFELPTWRNIITGLVWAVGNVFMFVSAANPAVGQAVATTLSQMGVVVGVFGGIFILGEKKSKRQLIYAIVGSLLVVFGGIMISNLGSF; from the coding sequence ATGCAAGCATCATTATTAATTGCATTAATTCCAGCTTTAGCTTGGGGTGCAACTGGAATTGTGACAACCAAAATGGGAGGATCTGCAGGGCAACAAAGTTTGGGTATGACTTTTGGAGCATTGATCTTTGGAATATTAACTTTAGTATTGTATGTTATTCCATCCGCTGGATTTGATTTTGCAATGAATCCACGGTTATGGGTTGTTGGATTTGTTTCAGGTCTTTTTTGGGCGGTTGGAACGGCCGGACAATTTATCGGGTTCAAAAAAATGGGAGTTTCAGTTGGAAATCCTATTTCAACGGGAGGCCAAATTGTTGCTAATGCTTTGATGGCAGCAGCGGTCTTGGGTGAATGGTCAACTGGAAAAATGTGGTTGTTTGGTTCATTGGCTATTTTGAGTGTGGTAGTAGGAGCTATTTTGACGTCGTTACCAGATTCAAAAACTCCTAAGGTAGAAAACCCAGATTATAATTTTAAATCTGGTTTATTAGCAATGCTTGTATCTACATTAGGCTTCATGATGTATTTCGTTTTGCCTAACTTACTATTTAAATTAGGATATATTTCGGATGCAGTTCATGGTGCGCCCAATGGAAATGGCTTGTATTATATGACGGCAGTTGTCGGACCACAATCGATTGGACAAGTTCTAGGTGCATTCATTATTGTTATTTTCTTCTTAAAAGAACGTTCAATTATGTTTGAGTTACCAACTTGGCGTAATATTATAACTGGTTTAGTTTGGGCAGTTGGAAATGTCTTTATGTTCGTTTCAGCTGCAAATCCTGCCGTTGGTCAAGCAGTTGCTACAACGTTGTCACAAATGGGAGTTGTTGTTGGAGTATTTGGCGGAATATTCATTTTGGGCGAAAAGAAATCTAAACGTCAATTAATCTATGCCATTGTTGGATCACTTTTGGTAGTGTTTGGTGGAATTATGATTTCTAATCTCGGATCATTTTAA
- a CDS encoding Cof-type HAD-IIB family hydrolase yields the protein MNNIKIISIDIDGTLLNDQHEVTSSVKAAIRDALDQGIKIVITTGRPLSGVKPLLNELGIDGGDQYVITHNGGLMQTADGQKILFSSALTLDEWTEINQFMHDQRIYLQAEDQDQAYTTTTLIDPWASYENYLVNLPLHVLEKDIDLEDTNLIKAIANADSEKLDRIQRIIPTSIEEQVTVIRSTANNLEFVNKETSKGNALLALADYLNVAVEETMAIGDQANDVTMIKAAGLGVAMGNSIPEIKDLANVMTDDNNHSGVAKAIQKYALN from the coding sequence ATGAATAATATAAAAATTATATCAATTGATATTGATGGTACTTTGTTAAATGATCAGCATGAGGTTACATCCTCTGTTAAGGCAGCTATTCGCGATGCATTAGATCAAGGCATCAAAATTGTCATCACGACTGGTCGCCCGTTATCAGGTGTTAAGCCTCTGTTGAATGAATTGGGAATTGATGGTGGTGATCAATATGTCATTACGCATAATGGTGGATTAATGCAGACTGCTGATGGTCAAAAGATTCTTTTTTCCTCAGCTTTAACTTTGGATGAATGGACTGAAATTAATCAATTTATGCATGACCAGCGTATTTATCTTCAAGCAGAGGATCAAGATCAAGCTTATACGACAACTACTTTGATTGATCCGTGGGCTAGTTATGAAAATTACCTAGTTAACTTACCACTACATGTTTTGGAAAAAGATATTGATTTAGAAGATACTAACTTAATTAAGGCAATTGCCAATGCTGATTCTGAAAAGTTAGATCGAATTCAGAGGATTATTCCAACATCGATTGAAGAACAAGTTACGGTAATTCGTTCGACTGCAAATAATTTAGAATTTGTTAACAAAGAAACTTCTAAAGGGAATGCTTTACTTGCGTTAGCTGATTATCTTAATGTTGCTGTGGAAGAAACCATGGCGATCGGAGACCAGGCTAATGATGTAACGATGATTAAAGCTGCTGGCTTGGGAGTTGCAATGGGTAATTCAATTCCTGAGATTAAGGATTTGGCTAATGTCATGACGGATGATAATAATCATTCCGGAGTAGCGAAGGCGATTCAAAAGTATGCTTTGAATTAG
- a CDS encoding lipoate--protein ligase: MRYINYLGQDAYDNIAMDSWLLDNLKPTEPVFALWQNKRAVIVGQNQNTFGEINQDYIDKNHVQVVRRVSGGGAVYHDLGNICFTFFVPVEKSSSVNFKQFVQPMYEALHSLGIDAKITGRNDLEVDGKKISGNAQRYAGGYLMHHGTLLWNTDVDAMVHALNVADEKFISKAAKSVRARVGNIKDYAPKDLTIEKFIDELRYFLTNRGQDDEIVLSPAQLEGIKNLRDQKFATWDWNYGNSPKFDFENHAKFTGGSIDVQVNVTQGIIQDINFKGDFLGVRDWREIKDLFVGVPFEKKAVEKVLATNQDGQYFGGITNQELTNLFVGDNVD, encoded by the coding sequence ATGAGGTACATCAATTATTTGGGCCAAGATGCCTATGATAATATCGCGATGGATAGCTGGTTATTAGATAATCTAAAGCCAACTGAGCCAGTATTCGCTTTATGGCAAAATAAACGTGCCGTGATTGTAGGACAAAATCAAAATACTTTTGGTGAAATTAATCAAGACTATATTGATAAAAACCATGTTCAAGTTGTTCGTCGCGTTTCCGGCGGTGGTGCGGTCTATCATGATTTAGGTAATATTTGTTTTACCTTTTTTGTTCCAGTCGAAAAGAGTAGTTCCGTTAATTTTAAACAGTTTGTTCAACCAATGTATGAGGCTTTACATTCATTGGGGATTGATGCCAAAATCACGGGGCGTAATGATCTAGAAGTGGATGGTAAAAAAATTTCTGGAAATGCTCAACGTTATGCTGGTGGGTACCTAATGCATCATGGAACCTTACTTTGGAATACTGATGTTGATGCAATGGTGCATGCATTGAATGTTGCTGACGAAAAATTCATTTCAAAGGCAGCTAAGTCAGTACGTGCACGTGTCGGTAATATTAAAGACTATGCTCCTAAAGACCTCACAATTGAAAAATTTATTGATGAGTTACGTTATTTTCTAACGAATAGAGGTCAAGATGATGAAATTGTATTATCACCAGCACAATTAGAAGGAATTAAAAATTTACGAGATCAAAAATTTGCGACTTGGGATTGGAACTATGGAAATAGTCCAAAATTTGATTTTGAAAACCATGCTAAGTTTACGGGCGGTAGTATTGATGTTCAAGTCAATGTGACGCAAGGTATTATCCAAGATATTAACTTTAAAGGTGATTTCTTAGGGGTACGTGATTGGCGTGAAATCAAAGACCTTTTCGTTGGGGTACCCTTTGAAAAAAAAGCGGTTGAAAAGGTCTTAGCGACTAATCAAGATGGTCAGTATTTTGGCGGAATTACAAATCAAGAACTGACAAACCTCTTTGTTGGTGACAATGTAGATTAG
- a CDS encoding thiamine pyrophosphate-dependent dehydrogenase E1 component subunit alpha, whose product MANITEKNAKILDFDYQLQQQDEAFPTLQLLNNDGKIIDEETFQQADISDEDLIAIMQRMILSRQLDIRSTKLAKQGRFGFFAPTAGQEASQMASSYAFKDEDWLFPGYRDIPEIIVKGWPIWKAILWSRGHVKGNEMTTEDGQPVNAWMPQIIIGAQYVEAAGTALGLKKRKQDAVAYAYTGDGGSSQGDFYEGINFASAYKANAVFFVQNNGYAISTPRKLQTAAQHLAAKGWASGLPSMVVDGNDPLAMYLATKKARAWTVAGNGPVLIETLTNRLEPHSTAGDDPLRYRDQSDIDDWWKREPLIRMRQFMTEKGIWDENKEQAYVDEVNALIDDQIKIADNIEKQKISDFIKNTLEVPSQAMQEQIEKFESEGK is encoded by the coding sequence ATGGCAAATATAACAGAAAAGAATGCAAAAATATTAGATTTTGATTACCAACTTCAGCAGCAAGATGAGGCTTTTCCGACTCTCCAGTTATTGAATAATGATGGAAAGATCATCGATGAAGAAACATTTCAACAAGCGGATATTAGTGATGAAGATTTAATTGCAATTATGCAACGGATGATTTTGAGCCGTCAATTAGATATTCGCTCAACCAAATTAGCTAAACAAGGACGTTTCGGGTTCTTCGCTCCGACTGCTGGTCAAGAAGCATCACAAATGGCATCTTCGTATGCTTTTAAAGATGAAGATTGGCTTTTCCCAGGATATCGTGATATTCCAGAAATCATTGTAAAGGGTTGGCCAATTTGGAAAGCGATACTTTGGTCACGAGGACATGTTAAGGGAAATGAAATGACCACTGAAGATGGTCAACCAGTTAATGCTTGGATGCCACAGATTATTATAGGAGCTCAATATGTTGAAGCGGCTGGAACGGCACTTGGACTTAAGAAACGCAAACAGGACGCTGTAGCATATGCCTACACCGGTGATGGAGGTTCATCACAGGGTGATTTCTACGAAGGAATTAATTTTGCATCTGCGTATAAGGCTAATGCAGTCTTCTTTGTTCAAAATAACGGATATGCTATATCTACACCACGTAAATTACAAACGGCAGCCCAGCATTTGGCAGCTAAAGGTTGGGCTTCAGGACTACCAAGTATGGTGGTCGATGGAAACGATCCACTCGCCATGTACTTAGCTACTAAGAAAGCCCGAGCCTGGACAGTTGCTGGAAACGGCCCAGTTTTGATAGAAACTTTAACAAATCGTTTGGAGCCACATTCAACGGCTGGGGATGATCCATTACGTTATCGTGATCAATCAGATATTGATGACTGGTGGAAGCGTGAGCCATTGATTCGGATGCGACAGTTTATGACTGAAAAGGGTATTTGGGATGAAAATAAGGAACAGGCTTATGTAGATGAAGTTAATGCATTAATTGATGACCAAATTAAAATTGCTGACAATATTGAAAAGCAAAAAATTTCGGACTTTATTAAAAACACCTTAGAAGTTCCAAGCCAAGCAATGCAAGAACAGATTGAAAAGTTTGAAAGCGAGGGAAAGTAA
- a CDS encoding alpha-ketoacid dehydrogenase subunit beta encodes MANKTYIAAIQEALDLALAKDENTLIFGEDVGKNGGVFRATDGLQAKFGEDRVFNTPLAESGIGGLAMGLAIQNYRPIMEIQFFGFVYEVMDSIAGQMARTRYRFNNTRNMPIVVRSPYGGGTKTPEMHADNLEGMVAQVPGIRVVMPANPADAKGLLLSSIESNDPVVFLENLHLYRSLKGEVPEGYYTTPLDQAAIAREGDDITIIAYGGSVPVSLKAADELAKQGINAEVVDLRTVSPIDIKTIGESVQKTGRVLVVQEAQRMAGIGATVMAEISERFILSLKAPIGRVAAPDSVYPFGQAENDWMIKADDVVAKAKEVVNYD; translated from the coding sequence ATGGCTAATAAAACATATATTGCGGCAATTCAAGAGGCCTTGGATCTAGCCCTAGCAAAGGACGAAAATACATTAATCTTTGGAGAAGATGTTGGTAAAAATGGTGGAGTTTTCCGAGCAACTGACGGACTACAGGCAAAATTTGGAGAGGATCGTGTATTTAATACACCATTGGCTGAATCAGGAATTGGTGGATTAGCAATGGGATTGGCTATACAAAATTATCGACCAATTATGGAAATTCAATTCTTTGGATTCGTCTATGAGGTAATGGATTCAATCGCAGGACAAATGGCTCGAACTCGTTATCGCTTTAATAATACGCGTAATATGCCAATTGTGGTCCGTTCACCATACGGTGGTGGAACGAAGACCCCAGAGATGCACGCAGATAACTTGGAGGGGATGGTTGCTCAGGTCCCCGGAATTCGAGTTGTTATGCCTGCTAATCCGGCAGATGCGAAGGGACTTTTGTTAAGTTCAATCGAATCAAACGATCCCGTTGTTTTCTTGGAAAACCTACACTTGTATCGTTCATTAAAAGGCGAGGTTCCTGAAGGCTATTACACCACGCCACTTGATCAAGCTGCTATTGCACGCGAGGGCGATGACATTACGATTATTGCTTATGGTGGTTCAGTGCCAGTATCATTGAAAGCGGCTGATGAACTAGCTAAGCAGGGGATTAATGCAGAGGTAGTTGATTTGAGGACAGTTTCACCTATTGATATTAAAACGATTGGTGAATCGGTTCAAAAGACTGGCCGCGTCTTGGTAGTACAAGAAGCGCAGCGAATGGCCGGAATCGGTGCAACGGTTATGGCTGAAATTTCAGAAAGATTTATCCTTAGCTTAAAAGCTCCCATTGGCCGTGTTGCAGCACCTGATTCCGTTTATCCCTTTGGGCAAGCCGAGAATGATTGGATGATTAAAGCAGATGATGTAGTAGCCAAAGCTAAGGAGGTAGTAAATTATGACTGA